One part of the Girardinichthys multiradiatus isolate DD_20200921_A chromosome 10, DD_fGirMul_XY1, whole genome shotgun sequence genome encodes these proteins:
- the LOC124875171 gene encoding histone H1.0-B — translation MAETSAAPAKAKRASNPKKLTSHPKYSDMIKAAIVHDASRSGASRQSIQKYVRKTYKVGDNADVQIKMALKRLVASGMLRHTKGIGASGSFRLTKPEDSKKTTAKPASVAKPKKVAKPKPKKAAKPKKVTKTPEKPKKAVAKKVKKVAKKATPAKAKKAPAKKPKAAKTKAKPVKKAAKPKAKTPKKAAKTSKKK, via the coding sequence ATGGCAGAGACGTCGGCCGCTCCAGCCAAAGCAAAAAGGGCGTCAAATCCAAAGAAGCTCACTTCGCATCCAAAATACTCGGACATGATTAAAGCGGCTATTGTTCACGACGCGAGCCGGAGCGGAGCGTCCCGTCAGTCCATCCAGAAGTACGTGAGAAAGACCTACAAAGTGGGCGACAACGCCGACGTCCAGATCAAGATGGCCCTGAAGAGGCTGGTGGCGTCCGGGATGCTGCGCCACACCAAAGGCATCGGCGCGTCCGGATCCTTCAGGCTCACCAAGCCGGAGGACTCCAAGAAGACCACCGCCAAGCCCGCGTCCGTGGCCAAGCCCAAGAAAGTGGCCAAACCCAAGCCCAAGAAGGCGGCCAAGCCCAAGAAAGTGACCAAGACGCCCGAGAAGCCCAAGAAGGCGGTCGCCAAGAAAGTGAAGAAGGTCGCAAAGAAAGCGACACCTGCGAAAGCCAAGAAAGCGCCGGCGAAGAAGCCCAAAGCGGCCAAAACCAAGGCGAAACCAGTGAAGAAGGCGGCCAAGCCCAAGGCGAAGACACCCAAGAAGGCAGCAAAGACTTCAAAAAAGAAGTGA